A stretch of the Corylus avellana chromosome ca6, CavTom2PMs-1.0 genome encodes the following:
- the LOC132184198 gene encoding serine--tRNA ligase, chloroplastic/mitochondrial: MGLQWCVSGTTLQTLKLASIPTLSSSLFAPPKTLTLDFFFLSRHARARRPPFQVLARALSAPAMAFQTATPPEEKVAKPQWKAAIDFKWIKENKEAVAANIKNRNSIANLEAVLQLYDQMSNLQKEVERLRGERNVVANKMKGKLEPSERQRLIEEGKNLKEGLVTLEEDLLKLTDELQQEAQCIPNMTHPDVPIGGEDSSVIRKTVSNPPQFSFPVKDHLQLGKELDLFDFDAAAEVSGSKFYYLKNEAVMLEMALINWTLSEVMKKGFTPLTTPEIVRSSVVEKCGFQPRGANTQVYSIEDSDQCLIGTAEIPVGGIHMDSILSESLLPLKYAAFSHCFRTEAGAAGTATRGLYRVHQFSKVEMFIFCRPEESASYHEELIKIEEDLFASLGLHYKTLDMASADLGAPAYRKFDVEAWMPGLERFGEISSASNCTDYQSRRLGIRYRPSEPSSTIPKRGKGNLAPPKFVHTLNATACAVPRMIVCLLENYQQEDGSVIIPEPLRPFMGGLGIIAPKSG; the protein is encoded by the exons ATGGGTTTACAGTGGTGTGTGAGCGGGACGACCTTACAGACCCTGAAGCTCGCTTCAATCCCTACATTGTCTTCTTCGCTCTTCGCGCCGCcgaaaaccctaaccctagacttcttcttcctttcccGCCATGCCCGTGCTCGGAGGCCCCCATTCCAAGTCCTCGCCAGAGCTCTCTCGGCCCCGGCCATGGCCTTCCAGACCGCGACGCCTCCAGAGGAAAAGG TTGCGAAACCTCAGTGGAAAGCAGCGATAGATTTCAAGTGGATAAAGGAGAACAAGGAAGCGGTTGCTGCCAACATAAAGAACAGGAACTCCATTGCTAATTTGGAAGCTGTGCTGCAACTCTATGACCAAATGTCCAATCTTCAAAAG GAAGTTGAGCGGCTTCGTGGAGAAAGGAATGTGGTGGCAAACAAGATGAAAGGGAAACTGGAACCATCCGAGCGTCAGAGGCTCATAGAGGAAG GAAAGAATCTGAAGGAAGGACTTGTTACCTTGGAAGAAGACCTGCTTAAACTTACTGATGAGCTTCAGCAGGAAGCGCAGTGTATTCCAAATATGACTCATCCTGATGTTCCAATTGGAGGAGAGGACAGTTCTGTGATACGAAAGACA GTCAGTAACCCACCCCAGTTTAGCTTCCCTGTCAAGGATCACCTTCAACTGGGGAAGGAACTTGATCTTTTTGATTTCGATGCTGCTGCAGAG GTCAGTGGATCAAAATTCTACTACCTGAAGAATGAAGCAGTTATGTTAGAAATGGCCCTTATTAATTGGACACTCTCTGAAGTCATGAAGAAGGGCTTTACACCTTTGACAACTCCAGAGATTGTAAGGTCCTCTGTTGTTGAAAAATGTGGTTTCCAACCTCGTGGAGCAAATACCCAG GTTTATTCTATTGAAGATAGTGACCAGTGCCTCATTGGCACTGCAGAGATTCCAGTGGGGGGAATTCACATGGATTCTATTCTTTCTGAGTCATTGTTACCATTGAAGTACGCGGCATTTTCCCATTGCTTCAGAACTGAAGCTGGTGCTGCAGGCACAGCAACAAG GGGGCTATATCGAGTCCACCAGTTCAGCAAGGTGGAGATGTTTATCTTTTGTCGACCAGAGGAGAGCGCATCCTATCACGAGGAACTCATTAAAATTGAAGAAGACCTCTTTGCATCACTTGGATTGCATTATAA AACTTTGGATATGGCATCAGCGGATTTAGGTGCACCTGCTTATCGTAAATTTGACGTGGAGGCATGGATGCCTGGTTTAGAACGATTTGGCGAG ATATCAAGTGCATCAAATTGTACAGACTATCAAAGTCGCCGACTGGGAATCCGGTATCGCCCATCAGAACCGTCATCAACCATCCCTAAAAGGGGGAAAGGAAACCTTGCTCCACCAAAGTTTGTTCACACATTAAATGCAACTGCCTGTGCAGTGCCTCGGATGATTGTTTGTTTGCTTGAGAATTACCAGCAAGAAGACGGCTCCGTTATAATCCCTGAGCCATTGAGGCCCTTCATGGGTGGGCTTGGGATTATAGCTCCTAAATCCGGATAG